Proteins encoded in a region of the Mycolicibacterium neoaurum genome:
- a CDS encoding inorganic diphosphatase: MSFDVVIEIPKGSRNKYEVDHETGRVKLDRYLYTSFGYPADYGFFENTLGEDGDPLDALVLLPESVFPGCTVEARPVAMFKMTDEAGGDDKLLCVLADDPRWEHIQDVGDVSQFELDAIKHFFVHYKDLEPGKFVKTADWVGREEAEAELQRSIERFKAQGH; this comes from the coding sequence GTGTCGTTCGACGTCGTCATCGAGATCCCCAAGGGGTCCCGCAACAAGTACGAAGTGGACCATGAGACCGGGCGGGTCAAGTTGGACCGCTACCTCTACACCTCGTTCGGCTACCCCGCTGACTACGGGTTCTTCGAGAACACCCTCGGCGAGGACGGCGATCCGCTGGACGCCCTGGTGCTGCTGCCCGAGTCGGTCTTCCCAGGTTGCACGGTCGAGGCGCGGCCGGTCGCGATGTTCAAGATGACCGATGAGGCCGGCGGCGACGACAAGCTGCTCTGCGTGCTCGCCGACGACCCGCGCTGGGAGCACATCCAGGACGTCGGTGATGTCTCCCAGTTCGAGCTGGATGCCATCAAGCATTTCTTCGTGCACTACAAGGACCTGGAGCCGGGCAAGTTCGTCAAGACGGCCGACTGGGTCGGCCGCGAGGAAGCCGAGGCGGAGCTGCAGCGTTCGATCGAGCGGTTCAAGGCTCAAGGCCACTGA
- a CDS encoding 2-oxo-4-hydroxy-4-carboxy-5-ureidoimidazoline decarboxylase: protein MLLHQGIGLDVFNALPERKAVHALYECCNSYVLARELVRGRPYPDHDALFRRADAALFELPESAVDQILDACPDIGRRPRSAKSQAEPCAVWDDDAELMAALSAASRQYAQRYGFTFVMFVDGHCARDVLAAVTDRMHHDTETERKILRNELAKIGRSRLERMLGPEGGYQNW from the coding sequence GTGTTGCTGCATCAAGGAATCGGCCTGGACGTGTTCAACGCGTTGCCCGAACGCAAGGCCGTGCACGCGCTCTACGAGTGCTGTAACAGCTACGTGCTGGCCCGCGAACTCGTCCGCGGCCGCCCTTATCCAGATCACGACGCGCTGTTTCGCCGCGCCGACGCCGCACTGTTCGAGCTGCCCGAATCCGCCGTGGATCAGATCCTGGACGCCTGCCCCGACATCGGCAGGCGTCCGCGCAGCGCGAAGTCGCAGGCCGAACCCTGTGCGGTCTGGGATGACGATGCCGAACTGATGGCAGCTCTCAGCGCGGCCTCGCGGCAGTACGCGCAACGCTACGGGTTCACCTTCGTGATGTTCGTCGACGGACACTGCGCACGCGATGTCCTCGCCGCCGTCACCGACCGGATGCACCATGACACCGAGACCGAACGCAAGATCCTGCGCAACGAACTGGCCAAGATAGGTCGCAGCAGGTTGGAACGGATGCTCGGCCCCGAGGGCGGTTACCAGAACTGGTAG
- a CDS encoding serine hydrolase domain-containing protein, whose product MTVDGVCDPRFEQVADALGRAIDDGEECGAAIAIDIGGELLVDIWGGYADAARTSPWTADTIVNVWSSTKNVTALAGLMLIDRGLLSAHTPVAEVWPEFGAKGKDRVEFRHLLTHSSGVSGWDQPVTPEDILDRDRSTAMLAAQAPWWEPGTATGYHALTHGHLIGEVVRRVTGKPLKQFIAEEIAGPLGADFQIGARPEDEQRIAEIIAPADPFEGIPPMDQWTEQMLKTFTGPAPDPLIANTPQWRAAEIGAANGHTNARGLAKIMSAISLGGIVDGVELLRPQTVDSIFETQLAGPDLVLAQHQIRMGLGFGLPSPAIGYIPEGKICFWGGWGGSWESMNPDSRTTIAYVMNKMGPGIEGSARTDRYFRLIYQALDAIG is encoded by the coding sequence ATGACCGTCGACGGTGTGTGCGACCCCCGGTTCGAGCAGGTGGCCGACGCGCTCGGCCGAGCCATCGACGATGGTGAGGAGTGCGGCGCCGCGATCGCGATCGATATCGGTGGCGAACTGCTCGTCGACATCTGGGGCGGTTACGCCGATGCCGCCCGCACGTCGCCGTGGACCGCGGACACCATCGTCAACGTGTGGTCGTCGACCAAGAACGTCACCGCGCTGGCCGGGCTGATGCTGATCGACCGCGGGCTGCTGAGCGCACACACCCCGGTCGCCGAGGTGTGGCCAGAATTCGGCGCAAAGGGCAAGGACCGCGTCGAGTTCCGGCATCTGCTGACGCACTCCTCGGGAGTCTCCGGCTGGGATCAGCCGGTGACGCCCGAGGACATCCTGGACCGGGACCGCTCGACCGCCATGCTCGCGGCGCAGGCACCCTGGTGGGAGCCGGGCACGGCCACCGGCTATCACGCCCTCACCCACGGCCACCTGATCGGCGAGGTTGTCCGCCGGGTCACCGGAAAACCGTTGAAGCAGTTCATCGCCGAGGAGATCGCCGGACCGCTGGGTGCGGACTTCCAGATCGGCGCCCGGCCCGAGGACGAACAGCGGATCGCCGAGATCATCGCGCCGGCAGACCCTTTCGAGGGAATTCCGCCGATGGACCAGTGGACCGAGCAGATGCTCAAAACGTTCACCGGGCCGGCCCCGGACCCGCTCATTGCGAACACACCGCAGTGGCGGGCCGCCGAGATCGGCGCAGCAAACGGGCACACCAACGCCCGCGGCCTGGCCAAGATAATGTCGGCGATCTCGCTTGGCGGCATCGTCGACGGTGTCGAACTGCTCAGGCCGCAGACCGTGGACTCCATCTTCGAGACCCAGCTGGCGGGACCTGATCTAGTGTTGGCGCAGCACCAGATCAGGATGGGCCTGGGCTTCGGTTTACCCAGTCCCGCAATCGGTTACATCCCGGAAGGCAAGATCTGCTTCTGGGGTGGCTGGGGCGGATCCTGGGAGTCGATGAACCCCGACTCACGCACCACGATCGCCTACGTGATGAACAAGATGGGTCCCGGCATCGAGGGATCCGCGCGGACCGACCGCTACTTCCGGCTGATCTATCAGGCGCTCGACGCTATCGGCTGA
- a CDS encoding 2-hydroxyacid dehydrogenase has product MKVYVADRNLVPHRERFEAAVPAGVELLWAGADRSSERLRDAAVHVGGRFTADMAAVAEKLQLVHVAGAGTDRVAFDALGPDVLVANTFHHERSIAEYVLAAAIMLRRRFLAQDAALRRDVWASAVYDDTIAQPPTLGDARIGFVGFGHIGQQSWKLLRQLGCRGAAVTGSGRVTGDHGLDRVDDVSRLDELAEASDVLVVSAPLTPATTGMIDRTQLTALGPDGVLINVGRGPLVDQHALYDALLTGRVGAAAIDVWYRYPEATGRGAAGAPADLPFHELPNLLMTPHSSGITTDTFQGRVDDIAANIGRLLRGEPLHNVVAR; this is encoded by the coding sequence ATGAAAGTTTATGTGGCAGATCGGAATCTGGTCCCGCACCGGGAACGCTTCGAGGCGGCGGTACCGGCCGGTGTCGAACTGCTCTGGGCGGGTGCGGACCGTTCGAGCGAGCGTCTGCGCGACGCCGCGGTGCATGTCGGCGGTCGGTTCACCGCCGACATGGCCGCCGTCGCCGAGAAGCTGCAGCTGGTGCATGTGGCCGGCGCGGGCACCGACCGTGTCGCGTTCGATGCGCTGGGCCCTGATGTGCTGGTGGCCAACACGTTCCACCATGAACGGTCGATCGCCGAGTACGTCCTGGCGGCCGCCATCATGCTGCGTCGACGGTTCCTGGCCCAGGACGCGGCGCTGCGCCGGGACGTGTGGGCCAGCGCGGTCTACGATGACACCATCGCCCAGCCGCCGACCCTCGGTGACGCGCGGATCGGTTTCGTCGGGTTCGGGCACATCGGTCAGCAGTCGTGGAAATTACTGCGCCAGTTGGGTTGTCGTGGAGCGGCAGTCACCGGGTCCGGGCGCGTGACAGGAGATCACGGACTCGACCGGGTGGACGATGTGAGCCGGCTCGACGAGCTGGCCGAAGCCTCCGACGTGCTGGTGGTGTCGGCGCCGCTGACCCCCGCGACGACCGGGATGATCGACCGAACCCAGCTCACAGCCCTGGGCCCCGACGGTGTCCTCATCAACGTGGGTCGCGGCCCGCTGGTCGACCAGCACGCTCTCTACGACGCGCTGCTCACCGGTCGCGTCGGCGCCGCCGCGATCGACGTCTGGTACCGCTACCCGGAGGCCACCGGCCGCGGTGCGGCCGGCGCTCCGGCGGACCTGCCGTTCCACGAGCTGCCGAACCTGCTGATGACCCCGCACTCGTCGGGAATCACCACCGACACTTTCCAGGGCCGGGTCGACGATATCGCCGCCAACATCGGTCGCCTGTTGCGCGGCGAGCCGCTGCACAATGTGGTGGCGCGCTGA
- a CDS encoding enolase C-terminal domain-like protein: MSSSKRTPIVTEMRVVPIAGHDSMLLNLSGAHAPYFTRNLVILKDSDGNTGVGEVPGGAAIEQTLTEARSLVEGRGIGAYNTVLGDIRRTFADRDAGGRGAQTFDLRVTVHAVTAVESAMLDLLGQHLGVSVAALLGEGQQRDRVQALGYLFFVGDSARTDLPYRTAADEATSGDPADEWLRVRHREAMTPEGVVRLAEAAHARYGFADFKLKGGVLPAAEEAAAVTALAHRFPAARITLDPNGGWLLKDAIATCRGLTDVLAYAEDPVGPEGGFSGREVMAEFKRATGLPTATNMIATDWREMGHAIRASAVDIPLADPHFWTMNGSVRVAQLCEAWGLTWGSHSNNHFDVSLAMFTQVAAAAPGEITAIDTHWIWQDGQRITKAPYEIVDGYLDVPAAPGLGIELDEDRVAAAHELYLAEGLGARDDATAMQYLIPGWTFDSKRPCLQRA, from the coding sequence ATGAGCTCGTCGAAGCGCACCCCGATCGTCACCGAGATGCGGGTGGTCCCCATCGCCGGACACGACAGCATGCTGCTGAACCTCAGCGGGGCACACGCCCCGTACTTCACCCGGAACCTGGTGATCCTCAAGGATTCCGACGGCAACACCGGCGTCGGCGAGGTGCCCGGCGGTGCCGCGATCGAGCAGACCCTCACCGAGGCCAGGTCGTTGGTCGAGGGCCGCGGCATCGGTGCGTACAACACAGTGCTCGGCGACATCCGCCGCACCTTCGCCGACCGTGACGCCGGCGGCCGCGGCGCCCAGACCTTCGATCTGCGTGTCACCGTGCACGCCGTCACCGCGGTCGAATCGGCCATGCTCGACCTGCTCGGCCAGCACCTCGGCGTGTCGGTGGCCGCGCTGCTGGGGGAGGGGCAGCAGCGAGATCGGGTGCAGGCCTTGGGATATCTGTTCTTCGTCGGGGACAGCGCCAGAACCGACCTGCCCTACCGCACGGCCGCCGACGAGGCCACCTCCGGCGACCCGGCCGACGAATGGCTGCGGGTTCGACACCGCGAGGCCATGACGCCCGAGGGTGTCGTCCGGCTGGCCGAGGCCGCCCACGCCCGGTACGGTTTCGCCGACTTCAAACTCAAGGGTGGTGTGCTGCCGGCCGCCGAGGAGGCCGCCGCCGTCACCGCATTGGCGCACCGCTTCCCGGCGGCGCGGATCACGTTGGACCCCAACGGCGGATGGTTGCTCAAGGACGCCATCGCGACGTGTCGGGGGCTGACCGACGTGTTGGCGTACGCGGAGGACCCGGTGGGGCCCGAGGGTGGGTTCTCCGGGCGCGAGGTGATGGCCGAGTTCAAGCGTGCCACCGGCCTGCCGACCGCCACCAACATGATCGCCACCGACTGGCGCGAGATGGGCCACGCCATCCGGGCCAGTGCCGTCGACATCCCGCTGGCCGACCCGCACTTCTGGACGATGAACGGCTCGGTACGCGTCGCGCAGCTGTGCGAGGCCTGGGGCCTGACCTGGGGATCGCACTCCAACAACCATTTCGACGTGTCACTGGCGATGTTCACCCAGGTCGCCGCCGCGGCACCGGGGGAGATCACCGCCATCGACACGCACTGGATCTGGCAGGACGGTCAACGCATCACCAAGGCGCCGTACGAGATCGTCGACGGTTACCTCGACGTACCGGCCGCGCCCGGACTCGGGATCGAACTCGACGAGGACCGGGTGGCGGCCGCCCACGAGCTGTACCTCGCCGAGGGCCTCGGTGCCCGCGATGACGCCACCGCCATGCAGTATCTGATCCCGGGCTGGACGTTCGACAGCAAGCGTCCCTGCCTGCAGCGCGCATGA
- a CDS encoding IclR family transcriptional regulator, with product MTESTARAGVKSAVRTVELLEYLAARQDKPSRIREISEDLGMPRSSAHALLRTLMAQGWVRADETGTLYGIGIRALLVGTSYLDGDPYLPMILPFLDDLRSDWDETFHLGRLDGTDIVYLATRESQQYRRATNRVGRRLPAHATALGKALLAERTGVERRGHLPAELAALTPATITSHDELTEALDTVRIRGYATDDEENTPGVRCFAVALRYCWPAQDAISASVPLVRLTAERERGIVEALCAVGDKVGRVLRPVANGDKWFA from the coding sequence ATGACCGAATCGACTGCACGCGCGGGGGTCAAGTCGGCCGTCCGCACCGTCGAGCTGCTGGAATACCTGGCCGCGCGTCAGGACAAACCCTCCCGCATCCGCGAGATCAGCGAGGATCTCGGCATGCCGCGCAGCAGCGCGCACGCGTTGTTGCGCACCCTGATGGCACAGGGCTGGGTGCGCGCGGACGAGACCGGCACGCTGTACGGCATCGGGATCCGGGCGCTGCTGGTCGGCACCAGCTACCTCGACGGCGACCCGTACCTGCCGATGATCCTGCCGTTTCTGGACGATCTGCGTAGCGACTGGGATGAGACGTTCCACCTGGGCCGCCTCGACGGCACCGACATCGTCTACCTGGCCACCCGCGAATCCCAGCAGTACCGCCGCGCCACCAACCGGGTGGGCCGCCGGCTGCCCGCGCATGCCACCGCACTGGGCAAGGCGTTGTTGGCCGAACGCACCGGCGTCGAGCGCCGCGGGCACCTGCCCGCCGAGTTGGCGGCACTCACGCCGGCGACCATCACCTCACACGATGAGCTGACCGAGGCGCTGGACACCGTCCGCATCCGCGGATACGCCACCGATGACGAGGAGAACACCCCCGGGGTGCGGTGTTTCGCGGTGGCGCTGCGCTACTGCTGGCCGGCGCAGGACGCGATCAGCGCGTCGGTGCCGTTGGTGCGGCTGACCGCCGAACGTGAGCGCGGCATCGTCGAGGCGCTGTGCGCGGTCGGTGACAAGGTCGGCCGGGTACTGCGGCCGGTTGCCAACGGTGACAAGTGGTTCGCGTGA
- a CDS encoding sulfite exporter TauE/SafE family protein, which produces MNPSVPGFAVIMIAVMLASCLQGSIGFGMGMLAAPVVAVIDPGLVPGTLIMLATLLTLLVVLREGTSIDMRGTGWALLGRVPGTIAGALLLAAIPERALAILIAAVVLFGVAVTSLGWIPEPRRRNLMLAGATSGVLGTATSIGGPPMALVWQRSSGARLRATMAGFFLVGSLMSIAMLAVTGAVDHHTVQMFALLIPAAVLGYVLSRYANRVLTPLRQRWTAIAASTAGAVVLVVQQTGLL; this is translated from the coding sequence ATGAATCCCAGCGTGCCCGGATTCGCGGTCATCATGATTGCGGTGATGTTGGCGTCCTGTCTGCAGGGTTCCATCGGTTTCGGCATGGGCATGCTGGCCGCACCGGTGGTCGCCGTCATCGATCCTGGGCTGGTGCCCGGCACGTTGATCATGCTGGCCACCCTGCTCACGCTGCTGGTCGTGCTGCGCGAGGGCACGTCCATCGACATGCGTGGGACCGGGTGGGCGCTGCTCGGCCGGGTCCCCGGAACCATCGCCGGGGCACTGCTGCTGGCGGCCATTCCGGAACGCGCCCTGGCGATCCTGATCGCTGCCGTGGTGCTGTTCGGCGTGGCCGTCACCAGCCTGGGCTGGATTCCTGAACCCCGGCGGCGCAACCTGATGCTGGCCGGCGCGACCTCCGGGGTGCTGGGCACGGCGACATCGATCGGTGGACCGCCGATGGCGCTGGTGTGGCAGCGCAGCAGTGGCGCCCGGTTGCGGGCCACCATGGCCGGGTTCTTCCTGGTGGGCTCGCTCATGTCGATCGCGATGCTGGCGGTGACCGGCGCCGTGGATCACCACACCGTGCAGATGTTCGCACTGCTGATACCGGCGGCGGTCCTGGGATATGTGTTGTCGCGCTACGCCAACCGCGTCCTGACTCCGCTGCGTCAGCGGTGGACCGCCATCGCCGCATCCACCGCGGGTGCGGTGGTTCTCGTCGTCCAACAGACAGGCCTGCTATGA
- a CDS encoding oligopeptide/dipeptide ABC transporter ATP-binding protein: MPDSTTAADQVLKVRDLTKTFRVSGGKTLTALDGINLDLARGETLGLVGESGCGKSTLARTLMMLERPDAGAVRFDGIDPFALKGKELLTFRRRVQMVFQDPYASLNSRMTAAEIIAEPWRTHKGLYKTRADRDMRVRGLLDLVGLGAKAFGKYPQEFSGGQRQRIGIARALALNPEVIICDEPVSALDLSVQAQVLNLLNELQQELKISYVFISHDLSVVRHVADRVAVMYLGRIIETGPTEAVFDRPEHHYTSALMSAAPKLHDAARGERILLKGEVPSPLNPPSGCRFRTRCAHATAICAQQRPPLAVDPVVAGHTAECHHPVQHEASALSHSA; encoded by the coding sequence ATGCCTGATTCAACAACGGCGGCCGATCAGGTGCTCAAGGTCCGCGATCTGACCAAGACGTTCCGGGTGTCCGGCGGCAAGACACTGACCGCGCTCGACGGCATCAACCTCGATCTCGCCCGGGGTGAGACGCTGGGCCTGGTCGGTGAATCCGGTTGCGGCAAATCCACCCTCGCCCGCACCCTGATGATGCTGGAGCGCCCCGACGCCGGAGCAGTGCGCTTCGACGGGATCGACCCGTTCGCGCTGAAGGGCAAGGAACTGCTGACGTTCCGGCGCCGGGTCCAGATGGTGTTCCAGGATCCCTACGCCTCGCTGAACTCCCGGATGACGGCGGCCGAGATCATCGCCGAACCGTGGCGCACGCACAAGGGTCTGTACAAGACCCGAGCCGACCGCGACATGCGGGTGCGCGGCCTGCTCGACCTGGTCGGTCTGGGCGCGAAGGCCTTCGGCAAGTACCCGCAGGAGTTCTCCGGCGGCCAGCGCCAGCGCATCGGCATCGCCCGGGCGCTCGCGCTCAACCCCGAGGTCATCATCTGCGACGAGCCGGTGTCGGCGCTCGACCTGTCAGTACAGGCGCAGGTGCTCAACCTGCTCAACGAGCTGCAGCAGGAGCTGAAGATCTCCTACGTCTTCATCTCCCACGATCTGTCGGTGGTGCGCCATGTCGCCGACAGGGTGGCCGTGATGTACCTGGGTCGGATCATCGAGACCGGGCCCACCGAAGCGGTTTTCGACCGGCCCGAACACCACTACACATCGGCTCTCATGTCGGCCGCCCCCAAACTGCACGACGCGGCGCGCGGGGAGCGGATCCTGCTCAAGGGCGAGGTTCCCTCGCCACTGAACCCGCCCTCGGGCTGTCGCTTCCGGACCCGCTGCGCGCATGCGACCGCCATCTGCGCCCAGCAGCGTCCGCCGTTGGCCGTCGACCCCGTGGTTGCCGGACACACCGCCGAATGCCACCACCCGGTTCAGCACGAGGCATCGGCGTTGTCGCACAGCGCATGA
- a CDS encoding ABC transporter ATP-binding protein, whose amino-acid sequence MTAVAEHLPMDQVDADPALRVEGLTVDIRTITGTVRAVDHVSFAARSGETLALLGESGCGKSMTATALVGLLEPVAQIADGTARIGDVDILAVDRKKRREMAGPELAIVFQDALTALNPLYTVGTQLAEPFRIHHGMKAKQAKAKAVELMARVGIPQPEDRMKAYPHQFSGGMRQRLLIAMAVALNPKVLIADEPTTALDVTVQAQIMALLKSLRAEYDMAVVLITHDLALVAEEADRVAIMYAGSIVETGPVSEVFAEPKHPYTKGLLDSVPVDAERGAELKSIGGSPPDLHSIPSGCVYQDRCPLVADICRSTRPTLQAVGGRRAAACHFPTEVSNA is encoded by the coding sequence ATGACTGCTGTCGCAGAACATCTCCCCATGGACCAGGTGGACGCCGATCCCGCGCTGCGGGTCGAGGGGCTGACCGTCGACATCCGCACCATCACCGGCACCGTCCGGGCCGTCGACCACGTCAGCTTCGCCGCCCGCAGCGGCGAGACGCTGGCACTGCTCGGTGAATCCGGTTGCGGCAAGTCGATGACCGCCACGGCGCTGGTCGGCCTGCTGGAACCGGTGGCCCAGATCGCCGACGGCACCGCGCGCATCGGCGATGTGGACATCCTCGCGGTCGACCGGAAGAAACGCCGCGAGATGGCCGGCCCCGAACTGGCCATCGTCTTCCAGGACGCGCTCACCGCGCTCAACCCGCTCTACACCGTCGGCACTCAGCTGGCCGAGCCGTTCCGCATCCACCACGGCATGAAGGCCAAGCAGGCCAAGGCCAAGGCGGTGGAATTGATGGCGCGCGTGGGCATCCCGCAGCCCGAAGACCGAATGAAGGCCTATCCGCACCAGTTCTCCGGGGGTATGCGCCAGCGTCTGCTCATCGCGATGGCCGTGGCGTTGAACCCCAAGGTGCTGATCGCCGACGAGCCGACGACGGCACTCGATGTGACGGTGCAGGCCCAGATCATGGCCCTGCTCAAGAGTCTGCGTGCCGAGTACGACATGGCGGTCGTGCTGATCACCCACGATCTGGCCCTGGTCGCCGAGGAGGCCGACCGCGTCGCCATCATGTACGCGGGCAGTATCGTCGAAACCGGCCCGGTATCCGAGGTTTTCGCCGAGCCTAAGCACCCGTACACCAAGGGGCTGCTGGACTCGGTACCCGTCGACGCCGAGCGCGGCGCCGAGCTCAAGTCGATCGGTGGCTCACCGCCCGACCTGCACTCCATCCCGAGCGGATGTGTGTACCAGGATCGCTGCCCGCTGGTCGCCGACATCTGCCGCAGCACCCGTCCGACCCTGCAGGCCGTCGGTGGCCGACGCGCGGCCGCCTGCCACTTCCCCACGGAGGTCTCCAATGCCTGA
- a CDS encoding ABC transporter permease, with product MSTQIDLVPVKPTTAIVGEPVTKKRSAGSVWFRLLVNDRVAAAAAVVLSLVFLTAIFGPLLVGDLATRIDLDNSNQAPFTLAHGWANVLGTDPLGRSMLARLIVACQTTLSVAIPAVVISAAVGSIIGMWAGYYRGWRETVAMRVADVIMSFPSLLLAVVVLYVFSPSAANIVAVLAITRIPVYLRTARAESAELSSRVFVDAARTFGASGRSIITRHVVPIVLPTLLTVATLDFCYVMLAESSLSFLGIGIQPPDVSWGLMVSQGRTYLHTAWWLSFLPGLAIVITTVSATILAAWARIATDPAQRWRLTVPQKRLSRFTKSGKAI from the coding sequence ATGAGCACTCAGATCGATCTCGTCCCGGTCAAGCCGACCACCGCCATCGTCGGCGAACCGGTCACCAAGAAGCGCTCCGCCGGCTCCGTCTGGTTCCGCCTGCTGGTCAACGACCGCGTCGCCGCCGCCGCCGCGGTGGTGCTGAGCCTGGTCTTCCTCACCGCGATCTTCGGCCCTCTGCTCGTCGGTGATCTGGCCACCCGCATCGACCTGGACAACTCCAATCAGGCACCGTTCACCCTGGCGCACGGCTGGGCCAATGTGCTGGGCACCGACCCGCTGGGCCGCAGCATGCTGGCCCGGTTGATCGTGGCCTGTCAGACCACCCTGTCGGTGGCCATCCCCGCCGTGGTCATCTCGGCGGCCGTCGGCTCCATCATCGGGATGTGGGCCGGCTACTACCGCGGCTGGCGCGAGACCGTCGCGATGCGCGTGGCCGATGTCATCATGAGCTTCCCGTCGCTGCTGCTGGCGGTGGTGGTGCTCTACGTGTTCTCCCCGAGCGCCGCCAACATCGTTGCGGTACTGGCCATCACCCGAATCCCGGTGTACCTGCGCACCGCCCGCGCCGAATCCGCCGAACTGTCCAGCCGGGTGTTCGTCGACGCCGCCCGGACGTTCGGGGCCAGCGGACGGTCCATCATCACCCGGCATGTGGTACCGATCGTGCTGCCCACCCTGCTCACCGTCGCGACCCTGGACTTCTGCTACGTGATGCTGGCCGAGAGTTCGCTGAGCTTCCTGGGCATCGGTATCCAGCCGCCCGACGTCAGCTGGGGCCTGATGGTCTCCCAGGGCCGCACCTACCTGCACACCGCGTGGTGGCTGTCCTTCCTGCCGGGTCTGGCCATCGTCATCACCACCGTCTCGGCGACCATCCTGGCCGCCTGGGCCCGCATCGCCACCGACCCCGCCCAGCGCTGGCGGCTCACCGTCCCGCAGAAGCGACTGTCCCGCTTCACCAAGTCCGGAAAGGCCATCTAA